Within the bacterium genome, the region TTGGCGGTACTGCGTTTCGACGATCGCGGCGTGGGCCGCTCCCAGGGCGATTTCAAAGCCGCCACCACGCAGGATTTCTGTTCCGATGTGCTGGCCGCTGTTGACTATTTGAAATCATGCAAAGAGATCGATCCGCATCGCATCGGATTACTGGGTCACAGCGAAGGCGGGCTGGTGGCGCCGATGGCGGCGTCAACCGACAAAAGTATTGCCTATGTTATTCTGCTGGCAGGGCCCGGCGTGACCGGCGAAAAGATCGTACTGGCGCAGCTGGCGGCACTGGCGCGCCAAGCCGGCATGGATGAAAAGACCATCGCAGATAAGGTGGTGTTGCAGCAAAGCCTCTTCGACGTCATCAAGCGGGAAGCGAACAACGATCTGGCGAGTCGCGAAATCAGTGACCGGATAATGAACGGACTGACCGAAGAAGAGAAAAAGCAGGTGCACGAAGCGGCGTTGGAGGCTCAGATCCAGGGGCTGGTTTCGCCCTGGTACCGCTGGTTCCTCACCTATGATCCCATACCGGCCTTGACAAAATTGCGTTGCCCGGTGCTGGCCTTGAACGGTGAAAAGGATCTGCAAGTGTCGGCAGAGCAGAACCTGCCTGAGATCGAAAAAGCGCTTCGGCTTGGCGGCAACAAAAAGTTTACAGTGCGCGCGATGGGCGGCCTGAACCATCTGTTTCAAATCTGTCAAACCGGCGCGGTCAGCGAATACAGCGCCATCGAAGAAACCCTGTCGCCGCAGGCGTTGGAGCTGATCGCGGATTGGATCCAGGCCCTGTGATCCTCAGCAAAAACCGGCCGGTTGAACGCTCACGTGATGCCGGCAAACCTGATGCAGCCCCTGCCGCCCACCTTGGCCGTTTTTCTGACTGGCCGACGGGGCGAGTTTTAAGGCAAGCGCGTGAGCCGATGGGCATGAGCGGGGGATTGGAAGACGCAGGACGTCATGGCGTGCGTAAAAGCCCGGCAGCGAGTTGTTCGGTGATGTAAATTTGACCGGCCCGATTGGGATGGGTGGCATCGGAGAAAAAATCGTAGCGGTGAGTATACGCTTTATCTATCTCGATGAGATGGATCCCTTGCTTCTGCCGGGCATAGCTGCGCAGCAGCGGCAAAGCTCTGCGATGTTCCGATCCGCCGTCATCGAGAAGATCGATGAAGGGGACATAGAGCAGCACCACCCGCAGTCCTCGGGAGCACGGCAGCTGGACAAGCCTTTCAAAGAGCCGAACATTCTCATCCAGCACCGCGTATTGTTCATCCAGTTTCAGGGCGGCTAATTTAGCCTGCAGCTTGAGGACGTCCACCGAATCCTCCGGCGCCGGTTCCTGGCGGCCCATCAGGCCCAGGCGCGCGACGCTCTGAATCGTCGTATCGCTGAAGCGCAGCAGCCGCAGCCAGGAACGGGAGGCATACTCGGACCAGCTGGCGGCGTGCGAGCGCACATGGGCGGCGACGCAACGGATATCTATAAAAGGATAGAATAACCGGTACTGATTTTGTCCCAGACCCTTTCCGAACGTGTAATCATCAACGATGTAAACAAAGGTGGTCACCGACTGCGGATGGCGTTCGAGAAATTGCTCGAGCATCACATAGTGGTCGTCGAGAAAAGTCCCCTGCACCGCATATTTGGCCACCGGCCGGGCCAGGCGTTTCTCTAAAAGTTCTTGATCAATCCCCTGCACCATCCGCGAATGTCCCACGCACAGTATCTCCGCCTCCTTGTTCAGTCCATAATAGACATCCAGGCCATGCTGAAGCAGACGGGCGCCGCACCAATCGAGGAAGAACAGAAGAGCGAGAAAGACGATCAATTTCGTTGAAAACTTTACCATAACAGTGGCCGATTAAAATCTCATATAGATGAACGCATTCCGGCTGTCCTGATTGAACAGGAGCAGGCTGAGGATCAGCAGATAATAGGCGCTCCAGCGCAGCCATAGCGGCAGGCGGAAAAAACGTGCTTGCCAGGACGGCCGGCTGCCGAGGGATTCGATGACGACAACGCACAGGGTCGAGGTCAGCGCCAGAAACAGGCCGGTGTTTTCATACAGGCCGAGAAGCGCGGAGACGCCGCGGCTGGAAGCAAAGAGATGGGTGACGACATAGCCGGCGTCCGCCAGCGTGCGGGCACGGAAAAAGATCCAGGCGAAACAGACCAACTGAAAAGTGAAAAATACTTTCCATATCCGCGCCGGCGCAGAACGCAGCAGCGCGAATTTTTTTGCCAGAGTCTTTTGCACCGGACGCCAAAAAACCGCCGCCGCTAAAAAAATCCCATGCAACAATCCCCAGACGACAAAACACCAGCTGGCGCCGTGCCAGAGTCCACTAATGAAAAAAGTGATAAACAGCGCCAGCGCAGTCCCGGCCGTGCGCAGATCGCGGAATCGCATCTGCAGCGGTTTGAACAGATAATCGAGAAGACAGCGTGAGAAGGAGATGTGCCAGCGGCGCCAGAAATCCATCACCGAAGAGGCGGTATAGGGCTGGTTGAAAT harbors:
- a CDS encoding alpha/beta hydrolase, with translation MKKLSWGILLLVAVAQAASHPPCVGTWLGALKVSGMELRIVFKITAAADGAFTAKMDSPDQGAKDIPMEAVVCRQDSIMITCAAIMGSYQGVLSSDGESIQGTWKQAGMTLPLNLKKVAEAPAVRRPQHPQKPYPYLEEEVTFENRTAGIHLAGTLTRPKSGGPFTAVILISGSGAQDRDETVFGHKPFWVLADHLTRRGLAVLRFDDRGVGRSQGDFKAATTQDFCSDVLAAVDYLKSCKEIDPHRIGLLGHSEGGLVAPMAASTDKSIAYVILLAGPGVTGEKIVLAQLAALARQAGMDEKTIADKVVLQQSLFDVIKREANNDLASREISDRIMNGLTEEEKKQVHEAALEAQIQGLVSPWYRWFLTYDPIPALTKLRCPVLALNGEKDLQVSAEQNLPEIEKALRLGGNKKFTVRAMGGLNHLFQICQTGAVSEYSAIEETLSPQALELIADWIQAL